One genomic region from Erythrobacter mangrovi encodes:
- a CDS encoding crotonase/enoyl-CoA hydratase family protein has translation MQPNDRVSIDLGDNGVAQVRFTRGDKMNALDPAQFEAVIEAGAALREMKGLRVAVLSGEGRAFCAGLDLGSMASGGSNPTADLATRSHGNANRAQEAAMTWRKCPVPVIAAVHGVCFGGGLQIASGADIRVVHPATRMAVMEMKWGLVPDMAGYALWRGLVRDDVLRELTYTNREFSGEEALGLGFATMLDDDPLARATALAEIIANKNPQAIRGAKRLFHVMREEGEDAILLAESVEQDGIIRQPNQVEAVMAEMQKRAPNFTDV, from the coding sequence ATGCAGCCGAACGATCGCGTTTCGATTGACCTGGGGGACAATGGCGTCGCGCAGGTGCGCTTCACCCGTGGCGACAAGATGAATGCGCTCGACCCCGCGCAATTCGAAGCGGTGATCGAAGCCGGTGCCGCGCTGCGCGAGATGAAGGGGCTACGCGTGGCTGTGCTTTCGGGCGAGGGGCGCGCGTTCTGCGCGGGTCTCGACCTTGGCAGCATGGCGTCGGGCGGATCGAACCCCACGGCTGACCTTGCCACCCGCAGCCACGGCAATGCCAATCGCGCGCAGGAAGCGGCGATGACCTGGCGCAAGTGCCCGGTCCCGGTGATCGCGGCGGTGCATGGCGTATGCTTCGGCGGCGGCCTGCAGATCGCCAGCGGCGCGGATATCCGCGTGGTCCATCCGGCAACCCGGATGGCGGTGATGGAGATGAAGTGGGGCCTGGTGCCCGACATGGCCGGCTATGCGCTGTGGCGCGGGCTGGTGCGTGACGACGTGCTGCGCGAACTGACCTACACCAACCGCGAATTCTCGGGTGAGGAAGCGCTTGGCCTCGGCTTCGCCACCATGCTCGATGACGATCCGCTCGCCCGCGCCACTGCACTGGCGGAGATTATCGCCAACAAGAACCCGCAGGCGATCCGTGGCGCCAAGCGGTTGTTCCACGTGATGCGCGAAGAGGGCGAGGACGCGATCCTGCTAGCCGAAAGCGTCGAACAGGATGGGATCATCCGCCAGCCCAACCAGGTCGAGGCGGTGATGGCCGAAATGCAGAAGCGGGCGCCCAACTTCACCGACGTATAG
- a CDS encoding LL-diaminopimelate aminotransferase, translating into MSDEFYRIKRLPPYVIAEVNAMRHAARQAGRDIIDLGMGNPDRPPPQHVIDKLCEVASKPNAHGYSQSKGIPGLRRAQANYYGRRFNVDLDPEREVVVTMGSKEGLSSMATAIIAPGDVVLAPSPSYPIHTFGFIIAGATIRSVPTTPDERYWKALDNAMAFTVPRPTVLIVNYPSNPTAETVDLEFYERLVAWARENNVWVLSDLAYSELYYDGKPTRSILEVPGAKDVAVEFTSMSKTYSMAGWRMGFAVGNQKLISALTRVKSYLDYGAFTPIQAAACAALNGPQDIVEENRLRYQHRRDVMVESFGRAGWEIPVPPASMFAWAPLPKAFHNIGSLEFSKQLLEHAGVAVAAGVGYGEEGEGYVRIAMVENEQRLRQAARNIKRFLAEHTP; encoded by the coding sequence ATGTCCGACGAATTCTACCGCATCAAGCGTCTGCCGCCCTACGTCATCGCGGAAGTGAACGCCATGCGGCACGCGGCCCGTCAGGCGGGACGCGACATCATCGACCTGGGCATGGGGAATCCCGATCGCCCGCCGCCGCAGCATGTCATCGACAAGCTGTGCGAGGTGGCGTCCAAGCCGAACGCGCATGGCTATTCGCAGTCCAAGGGCATTCCCGGCCTGCGCCGCGCGCAGGCGAACTATTACGGCCGCCGCTTCAACGTCGATCTAGACCCCGAACGCGAGGTGGTGGTCACGATGGGCTCGAAGGAAGGCCTGTCCTCGATGGCCACGGCGATCATTGCGCCGGGCGATGTGGTGCTGGCGCCCAGCCCCAGCTACCCGATCCACACCTTCGGTTTCATCATCGCCGGGGCGACGATCCGCAGCGTGCCGACCACGCCGGACGAACGCTATTGGAAGGCGCTCGACAATGCGATGGCCTTCACCGTGCCGCGCCCGACGGTGCTGATCGTCAACTATCCGAGCAATCCCACGGCCGAGACCGTCGACCTCGAGTTCTACGAACGGCTGGTGGCCTGGGCGCGCGAGAACAACGTCTGGGTGCTGTCCGACCTCGCCTATTCCGAGCTCTATTACGACGGCAAGCCGACCCGATCGATCCTCGAGGTGCCGGGCGCTAAGGATGTCGCGGTCGAATTCACCTCCATGTCCAAGACCTATTCGATGGCGGGCTGGCGCATGGGCTTCGCGGTCGGCAACCAGAAGCTGATCTCCGCGCTCACCCGGGTAAAGAGCTATCTCGATTACGGCGCCTTCACGCCGATCCAGGCGGCGGCTTGCGCCGCGCTCAACGGGCCGCAGGACATCGTCGAGGAAAACCGCCTGCGCTACCAGCACCGCCGCGACGTGATGGTCGAAAGCTTCGGCCGCGCCGGGTGGGAAATTCCCGTGCCGCCCGCCAGCATGTTCGCCTGGGCGCCACTCCCCAAGGCATTTCACAATATCGGAAGCCTCGAGTTCTCAAAGCAGTTGCTCGAACATGCCGGCGTCGCGGTGGCGGCCGGCGTGGGTTACGGCGAGGAAGGCGAAGGCTATGTCCGCATCGCCATGGTCGAAAACGAACAGCGCCTGCGGCAGGCGGCGCGCAACATAAAGCGTTTTCTCGCCGAACATACGCCCTGA
- a CDS encoding PHA/PHB synthase family protein: MTDDGPDPFTNLFEAPAKFARALFQPAAEALAPDGLGDAGLSPQDMQHWAEVGAKLQSMWAQYQAEQLANPQALAPYLDPSRWMQMAEDWYKQMPIANPAEQQALLQEGIALWQQVLGQYGLTGDAPPAAEPELPRKDRRFADPRWRAHPAFALIHQTYLFLAERVTEMVDRMEDLPEDKREQLRFTTRSITEAVSPANFPLLNPVVMERTLETRGDNLVRGMEHLLADLRRGQLSHVDADAFKLGENIAVTPGKVVHETPLYQLIQYSPSTDTVMETPLVIFPPWINRFYILDLNPKKSFVKWAVDQGVTVFMVSWKSAGASMKDVIWDDYVRAQIDAIDHIRARLGVKSVHAIGYCVAGTTLAATLAILQRRGVADKVRSATFFTAQVDFEKAGELLNFIDDQQLGLVKAMSQDGYLDGRYMAATFNMLRGTDLIWNYVVNNYLLGEDYPVFDLLHWNGDVTNLPAKWHQQYLRDLYRDNRLVEPDELVVDNTPVDLGIVETPTYVQAGKEDHIAPAESVWRITEHFKGPLKFVLAGSGHIAGVVNPPGSGKYQYWLNDGAPRTLAEFRAGAVEHPGSWWPDWIEWLRTQDSATVPAAGKRKPGGKGDSVIEDAPGRYVATR, from the coding sequence ATGACCGACGACGGACCCGACCCCTTTACCAACCTGTTCGAGGCTCCGGCCAAGTTCGCCCGCGCGCTGTTTCAGCCGGCGGCCGAGGCCCTGGCGCCGGATGGTTTGGGTGACGCGGGCCTGTCGCCACAGGATATGCAGCACTGGGCCGAGGTCGGCGCCAAGTTGCAGTCCATGTGGGCGCAGTACCAGGCCGAGCAGCTGGCCAACCCGCAGGCGCTGGCGCCCTATCTCGATCCATCGCGGTGGATGCAGATGGCCGAAGACTGGTACAAGCAGATGCCGATCGCCAACCCTGCCGAACAGCAGGCACTGCTGCAGGAAGGCATCGCGCTGTGGCAGCAGGTGCTTGGTCAATACGGGCTCACCGGGGACGCACCGCCTGCCGCGGAACCCGAACTGCCGCGCAAGGATCGCCGCTTCGCCGATCCGCGCTGGCGCGCGCATCCGGCCTTCGCGCTGATTCACCAGACCTACCTGTTCCTGGCCGAGCGCGTCACCGAGATGGTCGACCGGATGGAGGACCTGCCCGAAGACAAGCGCGAACAGCTGCGCTTCACCACCCGCTCGATCACCGAAGCGGTGAGCCCGGCGAACTTCCCATTGCTCAACCCGGTGGTGATGGAGCGCACGCTCGAAACGCGCGGTGACAATCTGGTCAGGGGCATGGAGCATTTGCTGGCGGACCTGCGCCGGGGCCAGCTGAGTCACGTCGACGCCGATGCCTTCAAGCTGGGCGAGAATATTGCCGTGACGCCGGGCAAGGTCGTGCACGAGACGCCGCTCTACCAGCTGATCCAGTATTCGCCGTCGACCGACACGGTGATGGAGACGCCGCTGGTGATCTTCCCGCCGTGGATCAACCGCTTCTACATCCTCGATCTCAACCCGAAGAAAAGCTTCGTGAAATGGGCGGTCGACCAGGGCGTGACCGTGTTCATGGTCAGCTGGAAATCGGCCGGTGCCAGCATGAAGGACGTGATCTGGGACGATTACGTCCGCGCGCAGATCGACGCGATCGACCATATCCGGGCGCGGCTGGGGGTGAAGAGCGTGCATGCGATCGGCTATTGCGTCGCGGGGACCACGCTCGCCGCGACGCTGGCGATCCTCCAACGCCGGGGCGTGGCCGACAAGGTCAGGAGCGCGACCTTCTTCACCGCGCAGGTCGATTTCGAGAAGGCGGGCGAATTGCTCAACTTCATCGACGACCAGCAGCTCGGCCTGGTCAAGGCGATGAGCCAGGACGGCTATCTCGACGGACGCTACATGGCGGCGACCTTCAACATGCTGCGCGGCACCGACCTGATCTGGAACTACGTGGTCAACAACTACCTGCTGGGCGAGGACTACCCGGTGTTCGACCTGCTCCACTGGAACGGCGACGTCACCAACCTGCCAGCCAAGTGGCACCAGCAATATCTGCGCGACCTCTATCGCGACAACCGGCTGGTCGAACCCGACGAGCTGGTGGTCGACAACACGCCGGTCGATCTCGGGATTGTCGAGACCCCGACCTATGTTCAGGCGGGCAAGGAAGATCATATCGCCCCTGCGGAAAGCGTCTGGCGGATTACCGAGCATTTCAAGGGCCCGCTCAAATTCGTGCTCGCCGGATCGGGGCACATTGCCGGCGTGGTCAACCCGCCGGGGTCGGGCAAGTACCAGTACTGGCTCAACGACGGCGCCCCCCGCACGCTTGCCGAATTCCGCGCCGGAGCGGTCGAGCATCCGGGGAGCTGGTGGCCGGACTGGATCGAGTGGCTGCGCACGCAGGACAGCGCAACCGTCCCCGCAGCGGGCAAGCGCAAGCCGGGCGGCAAGGGCGATTCCGTGATCGAAGATGCCCCTGGCCGCTACGTCGCAACGCGCTAA
- a CDS encoding phasin family protein: protein MADSQSKIDAAAEKAFAEAAEKKAAEAVSAKPAAKPVVVAKAEAAPKVEAVVAPAVAAPVKEAPAAKVAPAKKAVAKKVAPKKAAPKKALAKKAPAKTPVATKKIKAAPKKAAPPKSTPITQLKETIMATAKTAKTTDYTAKAKELAADVQTRAKAAYEKGTEMTKDAVEFQKGNLEALVEAGKILAAGMQDMGRTYVEEAKGAVETVQADVKKIAAVKSPTELFQLQGEIARRNFDAAVAGASKNTEAMLKLVNDAFAPVSTRMSLAAEKFSKAA from the coding sequence ATGGCTGACAGCCAGAGCAAAATCGATGCCGCCGCCGAGAAGGCTTTTGCCGAGGCTGCGGAGAAGAAGGCCGCCGAGGCAGTGAGCGCCAAGCCGGCTGCAAAGCCGGTCGTGGTCGCCAAGGCTGAAGCCGCGCCCAAGGTGGAAGCGGTCGTCGCCCCGGCAGTCGCAGCTCCCGTGAAGGAAGCTCCCGCTGCGAAGGTTGCCCCGGCCAAGAAGGCCGTTGCCAAGAAGGTTGCGCCGAAGAAGGCCGCACCGAAGAAGGCTCTGGCCAAGAAGGCCCCGGCCAAGACGCCGGTTGCCACCAAGAAGATCAAGGCTGCCCCGAAGAAGGCGGCTCCCCCCAAGAGCACCCCCATTACCCAGTTGAAGGAAACCATCATGGCTACTGCCAAGACCGCGAAGACCACCGACTACACCGCCAAGGCGAAGGAACTTGCTGCCGACGTGCAGACCCGCGCCAAGGCCGCCTACGAAAAGGGCACCGAAATGACCAAGGACGCCGTTGAATTCCAGAAGGGCAACCTCGAAGCGCTCGTCGAAGCTGGCAAGATCCTTGCCGCCGGCATGCAGGACATGGGCCGCACCTATGTCGAGGAAGCCAAGGGTGCCGTCGAGACCGTCCAGGCCGACGTCAAGAAGATCGCTGCTGTGAAGTCGCCGACCGAGCTGTTCCAGCTCCAGGGTGAAATCGCTCGCCGCAACTTCGATGCCGCCGTTGCCGGCGCTTCGAAGAACACCGAAGCCATGCTGAAGCTCGTGAACGACGCGTTCGCGCCGGTTTCGACCCGCATGAGCCTCGCTGCCGAGAAGTTCTCGAAGGCTGCCTAA
- the clpS gene encoding ATP-dependent Clp protease adapter ClpS has protein sequence MIDVLPLTPLCADDGDNATDGQDQVGVATKTRAKPKKPSQYKVLLLNDDYTPMEFVVIVLKRFFKMDMEEATRVMLHVHQKGVGVCGIFPYEVAETKVNQVMDFSRQNQHPLQCTLEKA, from the coding sequence ATGATCGATGTCCTGCCCCTCACTCCGCTCTGCGCCGATGATGGCGACAACGCGACCGATGGCCAGGACCAGGTCGGCGTTGCGACCAAGACCCGCGCCAAGCCCAAGAAACCGAGCCAGTACAAGGTGCTGCTGCTGAATGACGATTACACCCCGATGGAATTCGTGGTGATCGTACTCAAGCGCTTCTTCAAGATGGATATGGAAGAGGCGACCCGTGTCATGCTCCACGTCCACCAGAAGGGCGTAGGCGTTTGCGGGATCTTCCCCTACGAAGTGGCGGAAACCAAGGTGAACCAGGTGATGGACTTCTCGCGCCAGAACCAGCACCCGCTGCAGTGTACGCTGGAGAAGGCCTGA
- the lptF gene encoding LPS export ABC transporter permease LptF — MFNFLPAIDRYIFRLVVVPMIGVFAVAASLLLLEKMARLFDFVAVEGGPVNVVFKMLAALVPEYASLAIPLGLLLGTLLAFRKLATSSELDVFRAVGLSYGRLLRVPYFIAALLMAINVALVFYIQPISRYYYEQLEYELRSGALGASIKVGEFTTLADKMALRIDQSEDDGRRLKGIFARVANDKGQVLSISAREGAFLATSDSPDTIILRLTEGTIVQETGNKTPRVLTFTRHDLPIDLPQIEKFRARGDAEREYILPELLSIGWSGDTTEEKRDASQASFNFRLVEVVMMALMPLLAVALGIPPKRSTSSLGVFLSIVMVVAYHKVNQYGEDVAALGLIDPILALWGPFFLFASLIVWMYWRVAFVPGGQAIGALEVWFAKLSKRIGKLFSRRRPLGLSLAPAE, encoded by the coding sequence TTGTTCAATTTCCTTCCCGCCATCGACCGTTACATCTTCCGGCTCGTCGTCGTGCCGATGATTGGCGTGTTCGCAGTTGCAGCCTCACTGCTGCTGCTGGAGAAAATGGCGCGACTGTTCGACTTCGTCGCGGTCGAGGGTGGCCCGGTCAACGTCGTTTTCAAGATGCTGGCCGCGCTCGTGCCCGAATATGCCAGCCTGGCCATCCCGCTCGGCCTCTTGCTCGGCACCCTGCTGGCATTCCGCAAGCTGGCGACGAGCAGCGAACTCGACGTCTTCCGCGCGGTCGGACTGAGCTATGGCCGACTGCTGCGGGTACCCTATTTCATCGCCGCCCTGCTGATGGCAATCAATGTCGCGCTGGTGTTCTACATCCAGCCGATCAGCCGCTATTACTACGAACAGCTCGAATACGAGCTGCGCTCGGGCGCGCTCGGCGCCTCCATCAAGGTCGGTGAATTCACCACATTGGCCGACAAGATGGCGCTGCGGATCGATCAGAGCGAGGATGACGGGCGCCGGCTCAAGGGCATTTTCGCTCGCGTCGCCAACGACAAGGGGCAGGTATTGTCAATCTCGGCCCGGGAAGGGGCCTTCCTGGCGACCAGCGACAGCCCGGACACCATCATCCTGCGATTGACCGAAGGGACCATCGTCCAGGAAACCGGCAACAAGACGCCTCGTGTATTGACCTTTACCCGTCACGACCTGCCTATCGACCTGCCGCAGATCGAAAAGTTCCGCGCGCGCGGCGACGCGGAGCGGGAGTATATCCTGCCCGAACTGCTGAGCATCGGCTGGAGCGGTGATACGACCGAGGAGAAACGGGACGCCAGCCAGGCGAGTTTCAATTTCCGCCTGGTCGAAGTGGTGATGATGGCGCTGATGCCCTTGCTGGCGGTGGCGCTGGGCATCCCACCCAAGCGATCGACCAGTTCGCTCGGCGTGTTCTTGTCGATCGTGATGGTCGTCGCCTACCACAAGGTGAACCAATACGGCGAAGACGTCGCCGCGCTTGGGCTGATCGATCCGATCCTTGCTCTGTGGGGGCCATTCTTCCTCTTCGCCTCGCTGATCGTGTGGATGTACTGGCGTGTCGCCTTCGTACCCGGAGGCCAGGCCATCGGCGCGCTCGAAGTCTGGTTCGCCAAGCTCTCCAAGCGGATTGGCAAGCTGTTCAGCCGCCGCCGACCGCTCGGCCTGTCGCTGGCCCCGGCAGAGTAG
- the lptG gene encoding LPS export ABC transporter permease LptG: protein MQFDFFPSRTVTLYLARLFVVRIFAMLVMLVLVLMMLDLLSNSGKILAVPGNGQSELLTYVSLRIPQLIQSFLPYSALLATLITLVALNQNSEVIAMKAAGMSAHQVLAPLLLTAGIVGLINFGFNERVVTRATATLKAWEGVDYGAVPKNSEVKANIYLTDGAGVLAASTLTGSGAGIEMTNVTWYQRNPDGTISEQFNAKRAVYANPGWKLEEATRFRVQNAITDKLDSLVVGQGLTPEQIDLAKVDPDSQPFWALSESISAYEKAGRRTDELRAKWWHKISGPLSTFLMPLLGAVAAFGLARSGHLFIRAVLGMAMGFAYFVVDSAALAMGSFGGYPPFLAAWAPFLLFILIGETVLIRTEE from the coding sequence ATGCAGTTCGACTTCTTCCCCTCGCGCACCGTCACGCTCTACCTCGCCCGGCTGTTCGTCGTCCGCATCTTCGCCATGCTGGTGATGCTGGTGCTGGTGCTGATGATGCTCGACCTGCTGTCAAACAGCGGCAAGATCCTCGCCGTCCCAGGCAATGGCCAGAGTGAACTGCTGACCTATGTCAGCCTGCGCATACCGCAGCTGATCCAGAGCTTCCTGCCCTATTCGGCGCTGCTCGCGACGCTGATTACGCTGGTCGCCCTGAACCAGAACAGCGAAGTCATCGCAATGAAGGCGGCAGGGATGTCCGCCCATCAGGTGCTGGCCCCGCTGCTGCTGACGGCAGGGATCGTCGGCCTGATCAATTTCGGCTTCAACGAACGGGTGGTCACCCGGGCTACAGCGACGCTCAAGGCCTGGGAGGGCGTCGATTACGGCGCCGTACCCAAGAATTCGGAGGTGAAGGCCAATATCTATCTGACCGATGGGGCGGGTGTGCTGGCCGCAAGCACGTTGACTGGCAGTGGAGCCGGTATCGAGATGACCAACGTCACCTGGTACCAGCGCAATCCCGACGGCACGATTTCCGAACAGTTCAACGCCAAGCGTGCGGTCTATGCGAACCCGGGATGGAAGCTCGAGGAGGCAACCCGGTTTCGCGTGCAGAACGCGATCACCGACAAGCTCGATTCGCTGGTAGTGGGTCAGGGCCTGACGCCCGAACAGATCGATCTTGCAAAGGTCGATCCCGATTCCCAGCCCTTCTGGGCCTTGTCCGAATCGATTTCCGCCTATGAGAAGGCCGGGCGGCGAACCGACGAATTGCGCGCCAAGTGGTGGCACAAGATTTCAGGGCCGCTTTCGACCTTCCTGATGCCCTTGCTGGGTGCCGTCGCGGCCTTCGGGCTCGCCCGGTCCGGGCACCTGTTCATCCGCGCGGTGCTCGGCATGGCCATGGGCTTTGCCTATTTCGTGGTCGACAGTGCGGCCCTCGCCATGGGAAGCTTTGGCGGATACCCGCCCTTCCTCGCGGCCTGGGCACCGTTCCTGCTCTTCATCCTGATCGGCGAAACCGTCCTCATCCGGACCGAGGAATGA
- a CDS encoding GNAT family N-acetyltransferase, with amino-acid sequence MSDWRIRLARPADADHLPEIERAAAILFADDPDCAAFDLDDVWSAQEHRKLIARGHCLVAEVGDRIVGFLTTQPFGHELHIWEMDVHPDMQGQGIGAILLRACLVDANNAGFRALTLTTFRDLPWNGPFYRRIGFVEVADLAAHPRLASEIAAEIEAGLPAERRVAMIRFLG; translated from the coding sequence ATGAGCGATTGGCGTATCCGCCTGGCGCGCCCTGCGGATGCCGATCATCTACCTGAGATAGAGCGCGCTGCGGCGATCCTCTTCGCCGACGATCCCGATTGCGCAGCGTTCGATCTGGACGATGTCTGGAGCGCGCAGGAACATCGCAAGCTGATTGCCCGTGGCCATTGCCTTGTCGCGGAAGTCGGCGACCGGATCGTCGGTTTCCTCACCACCCAGCCCTTTGGGCACGAACTGCATATCTGGGAGATGGACGTCCACCCCGACATGCAAGGCCAGGGCATTGGAGCCATCCTGCTGCGCGCCTGCCTGGTCGACGCCAACAACGCCGGTTTTCGCGCACTGACGCTTACGACCTTTCGCGACCTGCCGTGGAATGGGCCGTTCTATCGGCGCATCGGCTTCGTCGAGGTGGCCGACCTTGCTGCACATCCGCGGCTGGCCAGCGAGATCGCGGCGGAGATCGAAGCGGGCCTTCCCGCAGAGCGCCGGGTTGCGA